A portion of the Paenibacillus hamazuiensis genome contains these proteins:
- a CDS encoding GyrI-like domain-containing protein → MKESRYSQRIYMNWKRYPAVWSDVLISPYYDQNESFVTYWACCEVESAPEDEGETGNGYPHPLPEGMHTITLPARTYAMVVCTNRTIGEGYRELHDWMKRMGYSKADRACSIEKFYIDESEGEGAAQSEERVEILIPIKPNPGEALVERIDAVFLPVRDLEESVAWYRDVFGFKLRWQNKRMAGLAVGPNCGFHLVKVRDWEPSEQYTPLNFATRDAEAARAKLKEKKVRLSDWRPGEPVRFDFWDNTGNIISLIQL, encoded by the coding sequence TTGAAGGAATCGCGATATTCCCAGCGAATATATATGAATTGGAAGCGTTATCCAGCGGTGTGGTCCGATGTGTTGATCAGCCCGTATTACGATCAGAATGAAAGCTTTGTCACCTATTGGGCGTGCTGCGAGGTGGAAAGCGCACCCGAAGACGAAGGGGAGACCGGGAACGGTTATCCGCATCCGCTGCCCGAAGGAATGCACACCATTACGCTGCCTGCGAGGACTTACGCGATGGTCGTTTGCACGAACCGGACGATCGGCGAAGGTTATCGCGAGCTGCACGATTGGATGAAAAGGATGGGTTACTCGAAAGCCGATCGGGCGTGTTCCATCGAGAAGTTTTACATCGATGAATCGGAGGGAGAGGGGGCAGCGCAAAGTGAAGAACGGGTCGAGATTTTAATCCCGATCAAGCCGAATCCGGGAGAAGCGCTGGTGGAGCGGATCGATGCCGTGTTTTTGCCGGTACGGGACTTGGAGGAGTCGGTCGCGTGGTATCGGGATGTGTTCGGTTTCAAGCTGCGCTGGCAAAACAAGCGGATGGCCGGGCTTGCCGTAGGCCCCAATTGCGGCTTTCATCTCGTGAAGGTGCGCGATTGGGAGCCGAGCGAGCAGTATACGCCGCTGAACTTTGCCACACGTGATGCGGAAGCCGCGCGCGCAAAGCTGAAGGAGAAGAAGGTGCGCCTGTCGGATTGGCGTCCGGGCGAGCCGGTGCGGTTCGATTTTTGGGACAACACCGGCAATATCATCAGCTTGATTCAATTATAG
- a CDS encoding class I SAM-dependent methyltransferase, with protein MDSSVKKLFDAVARDYDRQRRQLIPCFDDFYGTALSLVESESPAPRIIDLGAGTGLFSGMVLQKYPNASLTLMDLSDKMLEGARERFRGAGNVKYVVGDYSDFAFSETYDIVISSLSIHHLTHPAKRQLFATIYKFLREGGIFVNADQCQGNSAYTDQVYRRRWLAAIHESGLSQQAIDASIERRKVDINAKVSDQIAWMEEAGFSDVDCMYKNLDFAVFFGRKLPLA; from the coding sequence ATGGACTCTTCCGTAAAAAAGCTGTTTGATGCCGTAGCCCGGGATTATGACCGCCAGCGAAGACAACTGATCCCTTGCTTTGACGACTTTTACGGCACGGCGCTGTCATTGGTGGAAAGCGAATCTCCCGCCCCCCGCATCATCGACCTTGGAGCAGGAACAGGACTGTTTTCCGGCATGGTTTTGCAAAAATATCCGAACGCGAGCCTGACGCTTATGGACTTGAGCGACAAAATGCTGGAAGGCGCCCGCGAACGTTTTCGCGGCGCGGGCAACGTGAAATACGTCGTCGGAGATTATTCCGATTTTGCATTTTCCGAGACTTACGACATCGTGATCTCCTCTCTGTCGATCCATCATTTGACGCACCCGGCCAAAAGGCAGCTGTTTGCGACCATTTATAAGTTTCTGCGCGAAGGCGGCATTTTCGTTAATGCCGACCAGTGTCAGGGGAACAGCGCTTATACCGACCAAGTTTACCGGCGCCGCTGGCTTGCCGCCATCCATGAAAGCGGACTGTCTCAGCAGGCGATCGACGCGTCGATCGAAAGAAGAAAGGTCGACATCAACGCCAAGGTAAGCGATCAAATCGCATGGATGGAGGAAGCCGGCTTTTCGGATGTGGACTGCATGTACAAAAACCTCGATTTCGCCGTATTTTTCGGGAGAAAGCTGCCGCTCGCATAA
- a CDS encoding methyl-accepting chemotaxis protein, with translation MKNWPLRIKLMIGFLAVMVLFVSAEAVSIVYLRDIKASIALQNQRTADENTAEALKSDIGELYSNQADVIINESEKAAAEFRENSQAFKQHLQDLQASVDTPEEKEWFKGLSDKGDKYLKNFDAVMAVYQKRSSYTAKQLSDEYKRIDNETDTYKQAMFDAIDKLIGSYEKERKAAADNLEREMADTIAFTIAICAGAAVFGGLIFFGFGTYLVRSVREVVLFAERVAQGDLTGQLRPRSGDEVGRLTESINSMVDKLKHLIRRVNEQANMVAASSEQMDASAAQSVQMIRQISGSIEQVAAGAQAQERSAEEASRAMEEMAVGVQRVAERSGVVSELSLDASEKAKHGNASIRQVVSQMETIDSAINQVSDTVNLLGEQTREIVQIIDMISGISTQTNLLALNASIEAARAGEHGRGFAVVAGEVRKLAEQTGESAQRIAGIVEAIGAQAEEAVRAMASGQAEVRVGIDAVRDTGGRFEEIMASVLEVSDQITDMSSVAEQMSAGAQQVAASVIELSDISRRTSGITQEVAAASEEQLATLEDMASASRHLSGMATGLQEAVGKFKV, from the coding sequence ATGAAAAATTGGCCGCTTCGCATCAAATTAATGATTGGTTTTTTGGCAGTGATGGTGCTTTTCGTGTCGGCTGAGGCCGTCAGCATCGTTTATTTGCGGGACATTAAGGCGAGCATCGCGCTGCAAAATCAGCGAACGGCCGACGAGAATACCGCGGAAGCGTTAAAAAGCGACATCGGGGAGCTGTACAGTAACCAAGCCGATGTTATCATCAATGAAAGCGAGAAGGCGGCGGCGGAATTCCGTGAAAACTCGCAGGCGTTCAAGCAACATCTGCAAGATTTGCAGGCCAGCGTCGACACCCCGGAGGAGAAAGAATGGTTTAAGGGCTTGTCGGATAAAGGCGATAAATATTTAAAAAACTTCGACGCTGTAATGGCGGTATATCAAAAAAGGAGCAGCTATACCGCGAAGCAGCTAAGCGACGAGTACAAGCGGATCGACAACGAAACCGACACGTACAAGCAGGCGATGTTCGATGCGATCGATAAGCTGATCGGCTCTTACGAAAAGGAACGGAAAGCTGCCGCGGACAATCTGGAGAGGGAAATGGCCGACACGATCGCGTTTACGATCGCGATATGCGCCGGGGCTGCGGTGTTCGGGGGATTGATTTTCTTCGGGTTCGGCACCTATTTGGTCCGGTCGGTCCGCGAGGTTGTCCTGTTTGCGGAGCGGGTGGCGCAGGGCGATTTGACCGGACAGCTGCGCCCGCGATCGGGCGATGAAGTGGGCCGGCTTACCGAGAGCATCAATTCGATGGTCGACAAATTAAAGCATTTGATTCGCCGGGTGAACGAGCAGGCCAATATGGTCGCCGCTTCCTCGGAGCAGATGGACGCCAGTGCCGCCCAATCGGTGCAGATGATCCGGCAAATCTCCGGCTCCATCGAGCAGGTTGCGGCCGGGGCTCAGGCACAAGAACGGTCTGCGGAGGAAGCGTCTCGCGCGATGGAGGAAATGGCCGTCGGGGTGCAGCGCGTCGCCGAGCGGTCCGGCGTCGTATCGGAGCTGTCGCTGGATGCATCGGAAAAGGCAAAACACGGAAACGCGTCGATCCGGCAGGTAGTAAGCCAGATGGAAACGATCGATTCGGCGATCAATCAGGTGTCCGACACCGTTAACCTGCTAGGAGAACAAACACGGGAAATTGTGCAAATCATCGATATGATCTCCGGCATTTCGACGCAGACGAACCTGCTTGCGCTTAACGCGTCCATCGAAGCGGCACGGGCGGGAGAGCACGGACGCGGCTTTGCCGTCGTAGCCGGCGAGGTGCGCAAGCTCGCCGAGCAAACCGGCGAATCGGCCCAGCGGATCGCCGGCATCGTGGAAGCGATCGGCGCTCAAGCCGAGGAAGCGGTTCGGGCTATGGCCTCCGGCCAAGCGGAGGTGCGCGTCGGCATAGACGCCGTGCGCGATACGGGGGGCCGCTTCGAAGAAATTATGGCTTCCGTGCTGGAGGTGTCCGATCAAATTACCGATATGTCGTCCGTCGCCGAACAAATGTCGGCCGGGGCGCAGCAGGTAGCCGCCTCCGTGATCGAGCTGTCGGATATTTCACGCCGGACATCCGGCATTACCCAGGAGGTCGCGGCTGCATCGGAAGAGCAGCTCGCCACTTTGGAGGATATGGCGTCCGCTTCGCGCCATTTAAGCGGCATGGCTACGGGGCTGCAGGAAGCGGTGGGCAAGTTCAAAGTATAG
- a CDS encoding spore germination protein, whose amino-acid sequence MSLTDGQMNVVFNKISVISVDTGAGIFIGNNTAYGWTTTRKDNYGFGSSRGGNIHHNCNLVFDNDHIDFPIDDHDVYIHHQTAPAAQHIHFQSVEVNSVSANSTIAVGDNNQPGWNSTGKSNAGAGSFKGLNVSKNNVNTILDDDLIDSPVLQNTASISRMQNI is encoded by the coding sequence ATGAGCTTGACGGACGGACAGATGAACGTTGTGTTTAACAAAATCTCCGTCATTTCGGTAGATACGGGAGCAGGCATCTTCATCGGCAACAATACGGCATACGGCTGGACGACGACCCGTAAGGATAACTACGGCTTCGGCAGCTCCCGCGGAGGAAATATTCATCACAATTGCAACCTGGTGTTTGACAACGATCACATCGATTTCCCGATCGACGACCACGATGTATACATTCACCACCAAACAGCCCCGGCCGCGCAACATATTCATTTTCAATCGGTCGAAGTCAATTCCGTATCCGCCAATTCCACGATTGCAGTCGGTGACAACAATCAACCCGGCTGGAACTCGACAGGGAAAAGCAACGCAGGTGCGGGAAGCTTTAAAGGACTGAACGTATCGAAAAACAATGTGAATACGATCCTCGACGACGACCTGATCGATTCGCCGGTTTTGCAAAACACCGCTTCTATCAGCCGCATGCAAAACATTTGA
- a CDS encoding bifunctional cytochrome P450/NADPH--P450 reductase, giving the protein MERPMPIPQPKTYGVLGNIPLIDKDSPTLSFCKLADEFGPIYRFEAFGRSVFIVSGPDLVADVCDESRFDKAIGHLLKVRDFAGDGLFTSLTEEPNWKKAHNILMPSFSLQAMKGYHDMMVDIAAQLVQKWSRLNPDESIDVPDDMTRLTLDTIGLCGFNYRFNSYYRETPNPFIVSMVRALDEAMHYGNRLPIQNALMIKTKRQYERDIQSMFSLVDKIIAERKAGGDQGETDLLARMLTAKDPETGERLDDENIRYQIITFLIAGHETTSGLLSFTIYYLLKHPEVLKKAYAEVDEVLTGPLPTYEQVLNLKYIRMILNESVRLWPTAPQFSLFAKEDTLIGGKYPIRKGEAVSIILPKLHRDKGAWGDDAEQFRPERFEDPGKIPNHAYKPFGNGQRACIGMQFALHEATLVLGMILQRFQLIDHMNYQLKVKQTLTLKPDDFKIRIQLRDKKIPDPYAAKPDENMANTPALENRARKASVIGVNNRPLLVLYGSNMGTAERIAKELADLARLHGIRSEAAPLNDRLGHLPKEGALLIITSSYNGKPPGNARQFVQWLEQVEPGELQGVTYAVFGCGDRNWAATYQEVPRFIDEKLAEKGATRFSLRGEADASGDFEKQLEAWKKQMWTDAMKTFDLKLNENAEKERSTLNIQFVSGLAETPLAESYEAFHATVADNRELQQPGSERSTRHIEIELPEGVAYREGDHLGVFPSNSKETVGRIIRRFGLNGNDQVILTASGVSSSHLPLDRPVSLFDLLSHSVEVQEAATRAQIREAAAFTVCPPHKRELEALLHEGTYEEQILKKRVSMLDLIEKYEACEIPFEKFLELLPPLKPRYYSISSSPRMNAKRAGITVGVVRGQAWSGRGEYRGFASNYLAERMSGEDIVMFVRTPESGFQLPEDPQTAVIMVGAGTGVAPYRGFLQARAALKREGASLGEAHLYFGCRNEADYIYREELEQYERDGLVTLHIAFSRKEGVPKTYVQHLMAGNAAEIIRILDGGGRLYVCGDGSKMAPDVESGIKKAYQSVHKVDDRQAEKWLSALQSNGIYAKDVWTGI; this is encoded by the coding sequence ATGGAACGACCAATGCCGATCCCCCAGCCCAAAACATACGGTGTTCTCGGGAATATCCCATTAATCGATAAAGATTCGCCCACTTTATCTTTCTGCAAGCTTGCCGACGAGTTCGGTCCGATATATCGGTTCGAGGCATTTGGAAGATCCGTTTTTATCGTCTCCGGCCCCGATCTTGTGGCCGATGTGTGCGACGAGTCGCGTTTTGACAAAGCCATCGGACATTTGCTGAAAGTGCGCGATTTTGCCGGAGACGGGCTATTCACCAGTTTAACCGAAGAACCGAATTGGAAAAAAGCGCACAACATCCTGATGCCCTCCTTCAGCCTGCAGGCCATGAAAGGATATCATGACATGATGGTGGACATCGCTGCGCAGCTTGTACAAAAATGGTCGCGTTTGAATCCGGACGAAAGTATCGACGTGCCGGACGATATGACAAGACTGACACTGGACACGATCGGCTTATGCGGATTCAACTACCGCTTCAACAGCTATTACAGAGAAACGCCGAATCCGTTTATCGTGAGTATGGTTCGTGCGCTGGACGAAGCGATGCATTACGGCAACAGGCTGCCGATTCAAAATGCGCTGATGATTAAAACAAAACGGCAGTACGAGCGGGACATTCAATCGATGTTCTCGTTGGTCGATAAAATTATAGCTGAGCGTAAAGCCGGAGGGGATCAGGGAGAAACCGATTTGCTTGCCAGGATGCTGACGGCCAAAGATCCGGAAACCGGGGAGCGGCTGGATGACGAAAATATTCGTTATCAAATTATTACCTTCTTGATAGCCGGCCATGAAACGACGAGCGGACTGCTGTCGTTTACGATTTATTATTTATTGAAACACCCCGAGGTTTTAAAAAAGGCTTACGCAGAAGTGGATGAAGTGCTGACAGGCCCTCTTCCGACGTATGAACAGGTGCTGAACCTTAAATATATACGAATGATTTTAAACGAATCGGTACGTCTATGGCCGACCGCTCCCCAATTCAGTCTTTTCGCCAAGGAAGACACCTTGATCGGAGGCAAATATCCGATTCGCAAAGGGGAAGCCGTTTCCATTATTTTGCCAAAGCTTCATCGGGATAAAGGAGCCTGGGGGGATGATGCCGAGCAGTTCCGGCCGGAGCGGTTTGAGGACCCCGGCAAAATTCCCAACCATGCGTATAAGCCTTTCGGAAACGGACAACGGGCTTGCATCGGCATGCAGTTCGCCCTTCACGAAGCGACTTTGGTTCTCGGAATGATCCTGCAGCGATTTCAGCTGATCGATCATATGAACTATCAGCTGAAGGTCAAACAAACGTTGACTCTGAAGCCGGATGACTTTAAGATACGCATTCAATTGCGGGACAAGAAAATACCCGATCCGTACGCAGCCAAACCGGATGAAAACATGGCCAATACCCCCGCTCTCGAAAATCGGGCACGAAAAGCTTCCGTCATCGGAGTGAATAACAGACCGCTGCTCGTTCTGTACGGCTCCAATATGGGAACTGCAGAACGTATTGCCAAAGAGCTGGCCGACCTCGCCCGCTTGCACGGCATCCGCAGCGAAGCGGCGCCGCTTAACGATCGGCTCGGCCATTTGCCGAAGGAAGGTGCTTTATTGATCATCACTTCTTCCTATAACGGCAAACCGCCCGGCAATGCGCGCCAGTTCGTGCAATGGCTGGAGCAGGTCGAACCGGGCGAGCTGCAAGGGGTTACTTATGCCGTGTTCGGCTGCGGGGATCGTAACTGGGCCGCTACTTATCAAGAGGTGCCGAGATTCATCGACGAGAAGCTCGCCGAAAAAGGAGCGACCCGTTTCTCTCTGCGCGGGGAGGCCGATGCGAGCGGAGACTTCGAAAAGCAGCTTGAAGCATGGAAAAAGCAAATGTGGACCGATGCGATGAAGACGTTCGATTTAAAACTGAACGAAAATGCGGAAAAGGAACGGAGCACGCTGAACATTCAGTTTGTCAGCGGCCTTGCGGAGACTCCTCTCGCCGAGTCGTACGAGGCGTTTCATGCGACCGTCGCGGACAATCGCGAGCTTCAGCAGCCCGGCAGCGAGCGAAGCACGCGGCATATCGAGATCGAACTGCCCGAGGGCGTGGCGTATCGGGAGGGCGATCATCTTGGTGTTTTTCCAAGTAACAGCAAGGAAACTGTAGGCCGCATTATACGGCGGTTCGGTTTGAATGGAAACGATCAGGTAATATTGACGGCAAGCGGAGTAAGCAGCTCCCATCTGCCTTTGGATCGGCCCGTATCTCTGTTTGACCTGCTTAGCCACAGCGTTGAGGTGCAGGAGGCGGCGACCCGGGCGCAAATACGCGAAGCCGCCGCTTTTACGGTTTGTCCCCCGCATAAGCGCGAACTGGAAGCTTTACTCCATGAAGGCACATATGAGGAGCAAATACTGAAAAAACGCGTCTCGATGCTTGATCTTATTGAAAAATACGAAGCATGCGAAATTCCGTTTGAGAAATTTCTGGAGCTGCTGCCTCCGCTTAAGCCGAGATATTATTCGATATCCAGTTCCCCGCGGATGAACGCAAAACGAGCCGGCATTACGGTGGGGGTAGTCCGCGGCCAAGCTTGGAGCGGACGAGGCGAATACCGTGGATTTGCTTCGAATTACTTGGCTGAACGTATGTCCGGCGAAGACATCGTCATGTTCGTCCGCACGCCGGAATCCGGGTTTCAGCTTCCTGAAGATCCGCAAACCGCTGTCATCATGGTAGGCGCAGGAACGGGGGTAGCGCCTTACCGCGGTTTTTTGCAGGCACGTGCTGCATTGAAGCGGGAAGGAGCCTCGCTCGGCGAAGCCCATCTTTACTTCGGCTGCAGGAACGAAGCGGATTATATTTACCGCGAAGAGCTGGAGCAATATGAAAGAGACGGGCTGGTTACGCTTCATATCGCTTTTTCGCGCAAGGAAGGCGTGCCCAAAACTTATGTGCAGCATTTGATGGCGGGAAATGCCGCGGAAATAATCCGCATTTTGGACGGCGGAGGACGGCTTTACGTATGCGGAGACGGCAGTAAAATGGCTCCCGATGTAGAAAGCGGGATAAAGAAAGCTTATCAATCCGTGCATAAGGTTGATGACCGGCAAGCCGAAAAATGGCTGTCGGCTCTTCAGTCAAACGGAATTTATGCCAAAGATGTCTGGACCGGTATATAA
- a CDS encoding pyridoxamine 5'-phosphate oxidase family protein: MGKQFEAMLPEHERFIRRQNLFFVGSAPAEGHVNLSPKGHDVLRVFSPTEVAYLDLTGSGNETSAHLKDNGRITLMFVAFEGAPMILRLYGTGRVVLPGTPEWDELIPHFELLPGARQIIYAKIHAVKTSCGYSVPFFSYTGERDTLRKWAEVKGEEELVAYRKQKNAVSMDGIVTPLGELLGARE; this comes from the coding sequence ATGGGAAAACAATTCGAAGCCATGCTCCCCGAGCATGAGCGGTTTATCCGGCGGCAAAACCTGTTTTTTGTCGGCTCCGCGCCGGCGGAAGGCCACGTCAATCTTTCCCCGAAGGGGCACGACGTGCTGCGCGTCTTTTCGCCGACGGAGGTGGCCTACCTGGATCTGACCGGCAGCGGCAACGAGACGAGCGCACATTTGAAGGACAACGGCCGGATCACGCTGATGTTCGTCGCTTTCGAAGGCGCTCCGATGATATTGCGGCTTTATGGAACGGGCCGCGTCGTTTTGCCCGGGACGCCGGAATGGGATGAGCTTATTCCGCATTTTGAGCTGCTTCCCGGCGCACGGCAAATCATTTACGCAAAGATTCATGCGGTCAAAACGTCATGCGGCTACAGCGTGCCGTTTTTCTCCTATACCGGCGAGCGGGATACGCTGCGGAAATGGGCGGAGGTCAAAGGCGAAGAGGAACTGGTCGCGTACCGCAAGCAAAAAAATGCCGTCAGCATGGACGGCATCGTAACTCCGCTTGGAGAACTGCTTGGAGCACGGGAGTGA
- a CDS encoding DsbA family protein, which produces MAEKQQTSSKPPGKSGYKQARKELRQKEQKRMRTIMWTTGIVVVLLIVAAIAFLPKQAPLEFAYDKYPVMGKPDAPVKIVEYGDYKCPSCKVFSQQIAPQLKKDYVDKGLVSLYFADFTIIGPDSVTAALAAHSIFHQNNEAYWQFYDAIYKNQPDEKLPWATPDYLTGLVKQLNLPIDFGKLQQDIASKTYASEIDASNALARKTGVTGTPTLFINGKKFENVFDYNALKAAIDQAAKGAGQ; this is translated from the coding sequence GTGGCGGAGAAGCAGCAAACTTCATCGAAACCGCCGGGTAAATCCGGCTACAAACAGGCAAGAAAGGAACTGAGGCAGAAAGAGCAAAAACGGATGCGCACCATCATGTGGACGACGGGGATCGTCGTGGTGCTGCTGATCGTGGCCGCCATCGCGTTTTTACCGAAGCAGGCCCCGCTCGAATTCGCTTACGACAAATATCCGGTCATGGGCAAACCCGACGCGCCGGTGAAAATCGTCGAATACGGCGACTACAAGTGTCCGTCGTGTAAAGTATTCAGTCAGCAAATCGCCCCGCAGCTGAAAAAAGATTACGTCGATAAGGGACTCGTTTCCCTCTATTTTGCCGATTTTACGATCATCGGGCCGGATTCCGTAACGGCGGCGCTTGCAGCGCATTCGATTTTTCATCAGAACAACGAAGCTTATTGGCAATTTTACGATGCGATTTATAAAAATCAGCCGGATGAAAAGCTGCCGTGGGCGACCCCGGACTATTTGACGGGCCTCGTGAAGCAGCTCAATCTGCCGATCGATTTCGGCAAGCTGCAGCAGGATATCGCGTCCAAAACGTACGCCTCCGAAATCGACGCAAGCAACGCATTGGCGCGGAAAACCGGCGTTACCGGCACGCCGACGCTTTTTATCAACGGGAAAAAGTTCGAAAACGTGTTTGATTACAACGCGCTGAAAGCCGCGATCGACCAAGCCGCCAAAGGTGCAGGGCAATGA
- a CDS encoding aldo/keto reductase: MYPDNERISNIRSAGTDKLVRLPDGTMVPGLGQGTWFVGDDPSRRQQEIASLRLGIELGMTLIDTAEMYGDGRAESLVGEAIRGVRDRVFLVSKVYPHNSGRGRIEKSCENSLRRLKTDRLDLYLLHWRGSVPLGETVEGLERLVQQGKIARWGVSNFDTDDMKELFGQAKGTGCATNQVLYHLGSRGIEYDLLPWQRQHRMPIMAYCPLAQAGSLRRGLVEHAAVQQVAERHNATTFQVLLAWCIRSRDVIAIPKAAEQRHVLENAEAIKLQLTEDDLAMLDGAFPAPRRKIPLDIV, translated from the coding sequence ATGTATCCGGATAACGAACGCATTTCAAACATACGCAGCGCCGGTACAGACAAGCTTGTCCGGCTTCCGGACGGAACCATGGTGCCTGGACTCGGTCAAGGCACCTGGTTTGTAGGGGACGACCCTTCTCGAAGGCAGCAGGAAATCGCCTCGCTGCGGCTCGGCATCGAACTCGGCATGACGCTTATCGACACGGCGGAAATGTACGGCGACGGGCGGGCCGAGTCCTTGGTCGGGGAAGCGATCCGGGGTGTCAGGGACCGCGTGTTCCTCGTCTCCAAAGTATACCCGCATAACTCGGGGCGGGGGCGCATTGAAAAAAGCTGCGAAAACAGCTTGCGGCGTCTGAAGACGGACCGGCTCGACCTGTACCTGCTGCACTGGAGGGGCAGCGTTCCGCTCGGTGAAACGGTGGAAGGCCTGGAACGTCTCGTTCAGCAAGGAAAAATAGCGCGCTGGGGCGTTTCGAATTTCGATACGGACGATATGAAGGAGCTTTTCGGGCAAGCCAAGGGCACGGGCTGCGCGACTAACCAGGTGCTGTACCACCTTGGCTCCCGCGGCATCGAATACGACCTGCTGCCTTGGCAGCGGCAGCATCGCATGCCGATCATGGCGTATTGTCCGCTGGCCCAGGCAGGCTCCTTGCGCAGAGGTTTGGTCGAACACGCGGCGGTGCAGCAGGTTGCGGAAAGGCATAACGCCACGACATTTCAAGTGCTGCTTGCATGGTGTATCCGCAGCCGGGATGTTATCGCGATTCCGAAAGCGGCAGAGCAGCGGCATGTGCTGGAAAATGCCGAGGCCATCAAGCTTCAATTGACGGAGGATGACCTCGCCATGCTGGACGGAGCTTTTCCGGCGCCGCGAAGAAAAATTCCGCTTGATATCGTATGA
- a CDS encoding disulfide oxidoreductase, translating to MTGEGSLLRLIRQYALYLAWVVSLIATGGSLFMSEVLGYIPCKLCWLQRICMYPLVVLLGRASYLNDRKQIGYVLPLSIIGGCISLYHYAEQKIPGFAKLLPCTAGVPCNVDYLDWWGVVTIPLLALIAFVLITVILLIGRDGAREAEEE from the coding sequence ATGACCGGCGAGGGAAGCTTGTTGCGGCTGATCAGGCAATATGCCTTATATTTGGCATGGGTCGTCTCGCTCATCGCAACCGGCGGCAGCCTGTTTATGAGCGAGGTGCTCGGCTATATTCCATGCAAGCTGTGCTGGCTGCAGCGGATCTGCATGTACCCGCTGGTCGTTTTGCTCGGCAGGGCGAGTTATTTGAACGACCGTAAACAGATCGGGTACGTGCTGCCCTTAAGCATCATCGGAGGCTGCATTTCGCTGTACCACTATGCGGAGCAAAAAATTCCCGGCTTCGCGAAGCTTCTGCCCTGCACCGCCGGGGTGCCCTGCAATGTGGATTATTTGGACTGGTGGGGCGTCGTTACGATCCCGCTGCTCGCTCTCATCGCATTCGTGCTGATTACCGTCATTTTGCTGATCGGCAGGGATGGGGCGCGGGAAGCGGAGGAGGAGTAG